Within the Setaria viridis chromosome 3, Setaria_viridis_v4.0, whole genome shotgun sequence genome, the region TCACCTATCTCAAAGGAGTCTTCTTTCCACCAAACTCCGCCTCATCTGAGAGCCTCAAGCAGAGATGCGCATGTGTTCCCACAGGCTGTGTTGCAGTGGCAGGCACCGCCCCGGTCATGGCACTGTTCCAACAAGAGGAACAGCAACGACCGGGCGATGGACGACTCTGCAAACTACAAGAATTCACACAATGACTGGCTGCTACCGAAGCCTGAAGACAGCTACAGCATATCGAAGTGCGTTCAGATCCTGAATGGCATGGTGGAGTTGTCGCAGGTGGAGAAGTCGGTCGCCCCCGACGTCTTCCTGCTGCCTGGCAACCGGGAGATATTCATCTCGCTCGGCGGCGACGTGCGGGCCCTGTGGCTGAAGCGCAAGATCCAGCACCTGACTTAGGGTATGGTTCACCATCGTTCTGAGCAGAGATTGGAGGGAGCATTCGAGTTATCCTTTAGATTATGCATGCCCTGCTGGTCGTGGGTGTGCGCAGGATTTTAGGCTTTTTTTTTCGCCCCTGTATACTGAGTGTATTCCCGGATTTGCATCATGTATTGCATTTGTAGAGATAGCCGCTTCGCACCTGGTAAACCGTTATAATAAAATGAGATTATTCACCAAGAAGTTCTTTACTGCTATGGTTGCAGTGCAAGCTTTCAGCGACTCATTCCTCTTCCCGTCGTCTCGCAGTGGCCTACTGCCTACTGGTCTTCGGTGTTGTACTGTTGTTATGTTACTGCTAGAGATACCTCCTGGAGACTGGTGGGGCAGAACGGTCTACCTCAAGTTGGGCAGTAAAAGAAATCCAGAAGCAAATGCTATACCGGGGCGTAAAGTCACGTCCCGTTGGTAGTTGAGTTTGGCAGGAGATTCCGCGTTTGGATCAGTTCGTCATAGTTCACTTTCCATGGGCCATCACTCTTCAGATACaacagggagggagggatggaCGACAACAGGCGACGAGTTTACGTTTCAGAACATGGTGCCTCTTCAGATGGTGTAGGAGGACAACAGGGAGGGGTGGACGACACCAGGCGACGAGGTTACGTTTCAGAACATGGTGCGGCGAGCATGGGGACATTTCACGGGTCACTCAGGCCCGACGTACTTTAAGATCTTCTAATTTCTACTCCAAAAGGATCCCAGTGCCAATTGCATTTATATGATTCGATTCGATTTACCTAGACAAGTAGCTTGTAGCCTTGTATTCCGAGACGGAGGGAATATGTAGACCATGGGATGAAGGATGTCTTATTCTGCAAATTATCACCTGAGCTTCGACCAAGCTCAACCATTCACCAAAACTTCAATTGGTTTGAAATATCTCGAATACTGGGGCAACAAGTTGATCCCGTTACTGGAAAATGGAATTTAAGTTATACAAGCTTTGTAGTGGTGGCATGCCACAAGTGTACAAGCATCACAACACAGTATTCAGCCCCAAAGAAACACTTTTAAACAGGCATATCGCTTGTTTCTCCAGATTCACCGATCCTCCAGATCTTATAACCACTCTGCTTATTGAACGAGTTTGGAGCACAAGCAGCGGCACTAATCAAGAGCTACATGAAGTTGTCTCCGAAATAATACCTAGCTATGACACTTCAGGGGTTAACATGGCCACCACCTGAAAGCTGAGATCACTGATCAGGTAAATAACCCATGTTGGTACCAAAATTTAGCAGCTGAGTGTTTTCTGATATGCAACCTGCAGGCAGTGGATATTACGAAACAAATTTTAATGATAATCTCTAAGCAACAAACAACTACATGTAAATatcaaaattgaaaaaaaacaaagtaGAAACATACTGAGGTAGAAGTCTTTAGAAGCTCCCTGATAGCCATTGTAGCATAACATGATGCTGGTAAAGTAAATACTAATTTTATGGCCATTTTTCTTGGTGCTGTATCTGGGCTGCCAGTAGGCTTATTTTCTAGGGAGTCACTCCCATTAGTTGGCGTGGAGGTATCTGAATCCTTCTCCAACTTATCCTGTGACTGGTCGGTAGTTACAAGCTCATTTGCTTCTTTAGGCTTGATTCTGGAAAGAACATCCAAATCAGTTTCTGCTAAAGATGAACTGTCATCTGTGTAAGTCATGAGCTCCCTGCAGTCATATTAGAGAATTTCAGTAAGATCAAGCAACCTTCCTTGTGAAAGAAACAGAATGAAACCAAGCAAAGTCCATGGAACAACCAGAAAGTAAGAATGTCTGTTGAGCATGGTAAAAAGAGATGGTGGATACATTACAGACATACCATTGAAAGTCAATTGGCCGCTGGAACACTCGACGGTAACCTCCTTTCATGCTGGTAATTGAAAACTCCCTAACAAATGGAGGTTGCATTAAAAAGGAATAGCAATTAGGATATAAGGTTGCAGATCAAAACAAGAACACCAGGCTAATAAACTCACTTGACACCGTGAGCATTCTCCATCAAGCTAATGCCATCCTGAGACAAAAGAAAACTTCAATATGTTTTGTCACAAACTTCACTCAAAAACATGTGATTTCAACATACATATTCGCTACAAAGAAATACTATGCAAGCATCTAATGCTCATGAAAAAgttttgagttgagttgagACCAGTACCAGCCTACTATCAATGCAAACCAACAAGCTAAATTGCTAATGCAGTATGTTCCACACCTTGACAGTTTTTGTTACATATGTTAATTATTAAAATCAAAGAAATTAACACTGGTTCGGCGTGGCGATCACCCTAGTAAAGTAGCAAGGATTTTATACTGAAATAAAGGGGAACTCAAATGCTTATTCCACAGTTAACCTAGTCCAAACATTGGTAGCTAACTTTGTAAAAAGCATGAAATGCTCCTACAAATAATTTAACACTGCACAATTTCTGTTAAAAAGCGGACATGTGATTATCTGAATAAACTACTGAAACTACTAAAAACACATTATAGAATAGTGTTTACCTTTTTGGCCATTTCATGGTATATCTCAGCAACTTCATTCCCAGGAAACATTGCTTGTGAACTGCATACTGATACAAATAAGCATAAACAAAAAATTCAAGTACAAGGGCAAGGGAATTGGTAATTACCCAGGCAAAGGAAGGACAACATCATCAAATGTGTACATCCCCTTTAACAAATCTCCAGAATCAACTATCTAGAAAAGAAACAAAGTTGGATCATCAGGATCTTCAGAAAGGATTGTGTGTGTGTTGACATGTATGTCACACATCTGCAGCAAACCTTCACAGACTGGATGGTTTCCTCTGGTTGTGCTTCAGAACATAGATCAATCTCAGATGAATTTGTATGGCCATCATCAGTTTCTGCAATATCTACAGAAGTAGATTCTTCAGGAGGGCTTTCTttgttataaaccaagtcaccTTCTACAACCTGTGACATGCCTGTACCAATACTAGTTAGAATATGAAAAAGGATGAATATAGTTTGGTAGAGCAGGAAAAGTTAGCCATAAAAGACATAGATAACCATCTCAAGCAATAATCTACACTAGTTCCAAACTGTCCAATTACATAATGATTATAATTAAAAAATAGTAAAAGAAGGATGGAGTAGACTGACCATACTTTTCCACTCTCATGCTGGCAGCATGATTCCAAAGGTAACTTTGGTAACTATGTACATACCTACATAGAATATTCAAAAGAATATTAAGAAAGAAAACACGGCTATCATTTAACAGAACTCGGTAGAATACCAACTACAGACTTAATTACATCATCGTTGGAGATTATCAAGAAAACAGAATTTGACATGGTAACAAAGCATCACATTATAGCATATAAAGTGGGCAGTGCTAATGATGTGAGACAAGCATTCCTACATGTGCAAGCTGTGATGCAATGGCTTGAGAGTTGGCAGCAATAACAAAGAAATGCATAACATGAATACAGAGCTCTGGACACGGAGAGGTACGTTGTTATTAGATACCAAGAAACAATTTTTAAGCATAGGAAGTCAAGAATGACAAACACCACATTCATAACGAGGAAAAACAAACCTTTTTCCCCATGCAAGTTGGGCTAGGTAGCACATTCTTAATGTTCTAAAAGGGCGTAACTTAATTTGCTCAATAATATCAAGAAACATGGAATAAAACTAGagtaaaagatgtaacatacaTCATTCTTAGTGTTCTTGGTATACCCTTTAGTGCCTGTAGATAGTTACCAGGGCATTTCTTCAGACACTGTAGCTGGAAACATGCAAACAATGGAACATAAGAAAAGAATCAGTACAGGTTCACAAAGCCAAACTATTTCAGTTAATACCAGGGGAACTTACTATAGCCCTCTCAGCTACGAGGTGTCGAGGGAAGTTCCTCAGTGCTTTATCAATGTCACCATGTTCCTTGTAATGTTTGCGGACCTCATTTATGTCATCACGCTGTTTGACTACTAAGTTATGTTTAACAAAAGTTGGCAGAACTCAATATACAATTCCTAATTGGATGCATATAAAATATCTGTAGGATATCTCCTTCCCTTGGATCAAGAATCAAGTTTACAGCAGCTTTCCACTCTCCTCTAAGCAAAGCAGCCCCAACAAGGtgtgttggaatcgaaccactTCCAAAGCGCTAAGAAAATTAAATAGAAAACTAGATCAGCTTCAGAAATAAATGGGAAATAGGTTTTTAAACATGAGGGCATGCAGAAATTATACCTGCAAACCATAGTAGTTGATAAATCCATTCTTTCCTAAGCCATCAGCAGCAGCTTTTATTACATCTTCGGATTCTGCAATGACGCCCCTGAAGAAATACAGTGAAGCATAAGTTCTCAATTTGATCTGTTTTCCTAAAAGAGAAAACAGGTCTGTTGCATGTAGACTAAGTATCATAGCAGAGAGTGCAGGCCACAAGTGCACACAACATCATGCAGATACTAAGAATAGAATGTTATAAACATGATCCTAAGTTCTTGTGTCACATGGATATATTATTAATCTAAGAGGTTATAAGCATTCATGTTAATCAGTGAGCACTTTACCAGGGAAAAATATCAGTCtgctatgctaaaaaaattaaattgttAGTATAAACAGAACAAATAGTACCTCAGAGTAATTGTAAATTGATTTCCCATGAGTTGACCAAGAACAAGTCCCTCCTTCACATAACTAAAATGATTGGTTAGTCGCAGACATTTCAAATTTTATTACTATATGGTTATATCTGCAACGGAAGAGACGATAATGCTGATCATGTACCAAAAGTTTCCAACTTTAATCCCAAATAGCCGATTATTGAGAGCAGCCAATCTATTGGCTTGCACCTTGAAAACGGTTACCTAATAAAAAACGACAAAAATCCATTGAGATAATACATAGACAGGCATGAGAAACTATTTACATAGGAAGAATAGACAGGTAAATTAGTATATTAGTATGCAGTTCCGGACCAAAGAATCTATCAATTAGCTATCTGTTTGTAGCACACCTCTTGTGCAACTAAAATCACTAAAGTGTTTCCTTTCCACACTATTATGTCATATCTTAGTCAatgtaaaaaaacaagcaaaaccACCAGGATTGACAAAAACACCAGGAGTGCTGTTATAAACTTGAGGAATACATACCTGCTGCAAAGTGACAGCACGTTTATCCTTTGTACCTGCAAACCCAAATGAACGTGGCTGCAAAAAGTGCAGTTAATCTATCAGCAGCAAGAGATGTGAGTGAATCCAGCTATCCAGGACAAATAAAACAAATACTAAGGATTGGCAACCGTGATATACCTGAAGTCCTAACATTTTTCCTATTATTCCTAATGCTTCTTGAGTGTCCTTATTCTCTTTGTACAGGTGAAACCTGAACAACGTCCCATAATGGTAACTCCAGTTAAAACACTAATTAGCAGCCAAAAAATGAACTGAACAATACAGCAGTGGTGTGCAGCTACATTAGATGCATTGCtatgtttggaaaaaaaataggacACATCAAGTGTGACATACATGTGAAATGAGCCCATTCCAATAGAAACAACAGTTAAATACCACTGAATAGAGTAAACACACCAAACAGGATGTCATCACCTCAGGAACTTCCCAACACTATCAGACCAATTACTAGACCCTCTACTATCAAATGGCCGGTCATCTCTCCAATCAGAACCACCCATGTTCTTCCGCTTCCTTCCTTTcccacgaccaccaccaccaccgccccttcCACCACCAGCTCCTGACCCCAACCGCACCCTGATGCACCTCTGGATACCATCACTGTGTTCCACTGTGTCCGTAACAAGGAACTTGAAGTTCTTCTTAAAAAAGTTATGCACCTCCTACAACCAAACAATGCATATGTCATACCATCCGCATCCAACCCAGTGGCACAAACAATCAGTAACCAGTAAGTGAACCGACCGATCTGTGAGCCTTGTCGGCGTCAGGCGAGAGAATGACCGGCGAGACATCACCGTCACCCCCGGCCGCCACCCTTTCGAGGAGCCCTCTCAGCGCGTCGCAATCCGCGTCGCCGCAGAGCGCGCGGAACGACTCGAGGGCCTGCGAGTGGTCCGCGTCGGCCGAGggcgccgccttctcctcctctttcacATCCACGCACTGCAATTCCAAATTTGGCAGCGAGATTAGGATCTGAGTTGCGCAAGTGTGAGCTCAAAATTGCAGGGAGGGCCTGATACCTCGGAGGGGAGATCGAATGAGGTGAGCTGGACGACGGTGCCGTCGCGGGCGACCTCGTGGACGATGAAGTCGGAGTAGCGGTGCTTGAGGACACCACGGAAGCCAGGGAGTGAGGAGGCGAAGCAGGAGATGCCAGCCTCGGCCTCAGAGAGTGAGCTCGAGCGCGCCATGGGAGGTGGCCGGTGGAGGGGGCCTACtgggctagggttttggggaggaggaagagggttTACCGGTGAGGGAAGAGGGGATTGCCGAAAGGGAGAATTTCGGCCTTGGTCCCTCATTTCCCCCACTATTTCCGATTTACGCCCCAGTTGTATACTTGTATTTGCGTTTAGAGCCTCTGAAGATTAAGCACGCCACTTCgaattttgttttgttgttttaAAAGTGAATTTTGGCATAAACTTTGGAGTAATGATTGCATGAACAACGATTTCTGCTCCAATGAAAGCAACATGGGTCTGCAAATTAAGCACGCCTCTTTGAATTTTGTTTTATCGTTTGAGAAATTGAAAAATGGCTTTAACTCGagagcaattttttttttgccgaaaTAAGTCTAGAGTAATTTGATTAGGAAAAGTTGAAATGTTTAGCATGAACAACGATTTCTGTTCCGATGAAAACGACATGGCCTAAGCTTTAGGTTATTGCTATCATGAGGTATGAGCCCATGCTAATTTTCAGAAAACCGACAACACGTCAATACAATCGTTGGAGCCGTGCAAGATAGTCGTCATATCCATATATCCCCGCTTCGTGCGCACCTACCACTGATTCCATTATTTGAAATCCACAATAGACATTCACACGAACACGCATCCATCATTGCAGAAAATTGAATATTGGTTTGCTAAATTCAAAATGCATCAAGGATATGGATATCATCTTTGAATGGACTAATAACACGATCTTGGTACAACAAAAATGAATGGCGCGATGGTCTGTTCTCCCAGCTATCCGGGGTTCAGCTCCTTCACCGGTTGCCAAAATACAAAGCATTTGCCACTGAACATCAGGTCAAAAACATCTTATTGTCTATCAATGGATCGTTCTGATGATGCAGAATAAAAGTTAGAAAAGCTTTCATTGATGAAACACAAGAAAGCTTCAGAATAAAAATAACACATCCCTTCCGCTGTTTGCAGTTTGCACACCTTACAGTGCGAGCCGACTTATTTTTGTGCTCGTAACGCTTCAAAGCAAACCTAGCAGGCATCTAGATCCCTGCATGGAGGAGGTTTCGGCTCTCCGTGCAATGTGGTGTTGCCTCCAGTGGGGCCACAGTTTTTCCGCTCTGGGTGCTGTGTGCCTCGCTGCAAAAGAAATTTTCATAGAAAAAACACATGTCAGGCCTTGATATACAAAAAATCAAACCAACAAAAAGCAGAGTAGAAATATCCAGTTAAGCTAGCTGGTACTTACAGGGGGAATTTCTCCTCTTCTCAGCATCTCAACAATCTCAACAACTCGTTTTGGAGTGAGGTCCTCCTGAAAACGAAGGGGAATGCAGAAAAAGAAGCTCAGAGTTATGGCACAGATATTTTTTTGTCAAATCCTCCAGCTAGCAAGAAACATTTTTTGTTTGCCATGTCATGTTCTGCTAGAAGTACTTCTGTTGCATGGTTTGAGCACATAACAGAATAACATGCAAATAGACTTACATAATAGTTGTATGTGTAACCCTCTGAACCTTTCGAGTAGTCAGCCACAGCAATCATGGGAGCATTCACACAGCAACCCTGCAAATGCAGTATAGACATGTGAATAAAAGTTGCATTCTAGTTCtcgaaaataaaataaaatagaagaATCTATTATAAATAGCTGGAATTTTTAAAAACATTCATCACCAACATATTATAGACTACTACTGCAGCTAAACATTTAAAGCACAACTAAAAAGAGCAATTTGAAGGCATCTGAAATAGCATTTCATAAATATTCACAATACCATGCACTCCATTTCTCCAACAGAAAATAAACCATCGCTGGTCACCTCTGCAAAGGCAAGAAAAATATCAACGATATTGCAGGGATAGCACGGGAAGCTCAGGCATAGAGGACAATTCTTGTGGTAACCAATCAGAAAGTAGCATGCTTAGTTAACAGGTTTAAAGTACTGTGAATAAACAAACCATTTCGTTTAACTCCAAGGTGCTCCAACAATGTCTCTTCGATTTCACATGAACCACGAATCATGCAAGGTGTAGTTCCACACACCAGAAGGTGGTACTTACCAACCTAAATGATACGAAAAAGCTCAAAAGTGTAACAGAGGTGCTAGTGGGGGCAACAATAAAAACGAAATAGGAATTGATGCATCAAGATACCTTAGTTCGATTAAACATTGTGTAAAATGTAGCAACTTCATATACTCTGATTGGCGCAACTTCAACGATTTTAGCAATCTGAAACAGCAGAGACAACATTGTCAGGAATACAGAAAAACACAGGAAGTTTTCCAAACACAGGGGAAACAGGAGAAAGGTAATCAGATAATAACACAGCTTGTCATAACATACAAGTGTGTAAGTGTAACATAACCACTTTTAATATTCCAACTATCCATATGCTATGAGCATAATTAAATATGAATAtttcttaattttcttttttggggaaaataattttgaattttctGTAGCATCAGCTGCATAAAAGATATAGTTACAGAAGGGATGTCAGCTGCCACTAAGGCAAAAAGGCTTGTTTTTGATTGGTCATTAACCCCCATTCTCCAATACTGCACTCAAATTAAGTCATCTAGTATCTGAGTagcgtcttttttttttctttggactAGCAATGCCAGAATAAAATTGTATTTATCAAATGGTGTTACATACAAATGTTGTCTAATCTACAAGATGTAACTCAGTTCTCCCTGTTTTCAGTACAGATCAGATTTGAACACTAAAGAAAACTCAGCTAACGTTACCTACTTGTAGAAGAAAGCAAATACATATCATAAGTGTCCGACCATCAATAACAATACTGAGTTGGCAGGAGTTGATTTAAATTTATAACAAGAGCTACAGTATCTCTTGCTAAGAGAAATGTATAATTGACTTATTGACACTGCACAACAGCACAAGTCATTACATAAACCTACCACCAGATATGCACATGCTATTTCTCTGTGCTACCTAGAGAAAGTTCAGTAAGTAAAATTCCTAAAGAACTGGACAGGATGAAGACTATCCTGGGTAGGATTAAAGGAAAAGCAGCTGTAACACGAAACCAGGGTCAATCAGGTAGTGTCTGCTGCACAGTTACAACTGAAATGCAACTCTAGTAAGCCCTTCAGTGAATGAAGGCCCGTAAAAAAGTttgtcatcttttttttcaGATGGAACATAAGAAAACATACTGAAGGTAGTAAATAATAGGTTTTAACATAAAACATAGTAGAACTTACAGCATCCATGGCTGCAACTGGCACCCATCCaccatgctgctgctgcgcaaGATCAAGCAGTGGAATAATACCTGATTGCTTGTAGTTGCTTGGATAGTGAGACAGTATCTCCTTGACCTGAATCCACATTGAAACATACAATTAAAACTCTAATTAAAATGTCCTGCTAACAAGGTTCATGCAACAACTATTAGCTGCATTCACTTCCTTCACTAAGCACAGTCTCAGGTCAAATACGACATTAAGCCCCATCCCTATATTACATTTGCCCATTGGTGAAGTGTCACATTACAAGGAAAGTTATCTCCCTTCTCATAACCAAAAATCAGCTCAAACTTCATCATTCTAGAGAGTCAACCAACGTAATAGCATCACCGTGCCACTGGAAATGCTATCCTTGCTACCACATCTGAGGCTCTGAGGATCCAAGCACAGGACTGAACAAAATCTGACATAATCACTCCAAACCTAGACAGCTGATCCTACTGAGTAGCGCTACACGCGAATCACAAACATCGGCATGGGCAGTAAGTACCTTCTTCATGTTCGCCTCCGAGAACTCCCATTTCATGTCCGGCTTGTTCTCCGGCGAATCAATGTGCTGCGACAACAATACAAAGCGTCAGGTCAGCTCAGCCCTCAACCACCAAACAGATCAGGCAAACGCAGGGGGTGCGGATCCGAGGAGTGCTCACGTAGTTAAGAGCCGTGGAGAAGGGCCTGGAGCTGGAGACGGAGCCCCTAGCGGCCGCAGCGTAGGACGAGGCGGCGATCTGGAAGGAGATCAGAAGATTAGTTTTGGGGGAAACGGTgaggaggagagaagggggTAGGCGGAGGGGGGGACTAACCGGGGACGGAgccaggcggcgggcggcggcttccgacgcggaggaggaggcgaggccgaggaggcggcgggccgcgaggcgggcggccggcggcagcatggtggcgtggccggcgggggaggcgacgggagcgggtggtggtggaggtatCGGCGTGTGGCCGCCTTGCGAAGCCTGCGAGGTAGGAGAAGAACGTCTCTCTCTGGCATCGCTAAGACACGAGCATTACGGGCTTGATGGGCCGGATCCAGCTTTCGGTCCAATTTGAACTTGGGCTTAAAGGCTAACCCGTGGTCCTTTTTGTGCGTGGGCAGCCCTTTACTCCTGATCGATTCCGCTCCATAACTTGTTTCCGCTGATTGGTGCCATTGACAGAGACCATGGCATCTTTTGAAGTTGTTTGGCATCTTGTTGTTGCTTGAAAGTTGGAACCtatttttccaaaaaattaTTTCCCAAAATAAGGTATTAGGAGCTATACTaaaattttttcccaaaaacatatcagtgcACAGCAGAACGCTAAAAACTATCCCAATAATTCAAAAAAGATCACGTCATCATAATTGAGCCTATTTACTTGGCCTGCCCACCTCCCGGTCCATGATACTAGGCACCTTCCTCCCCCTCTCAGAGTTTTGTTTGTGTGCTATTTGTAAATAATAACCGATGAAAATAAATGAGACACCTAGGTATTCTGTCTGCCAAAATCCTAGTGATGAAATACTCCCtggattatttttgtatgaGCTTTCTCATAGACCTGAAGGGTCTCTTGCATTGTTGCTATGGTTTTTAGAGTTCCAGTGCGTTGTTGCTATGTGACTTGAACAAAACCTTAATAAAGTGGGTCCGCAGGTTAGTTAGGTTCTGCATCATGCATCCGTTGTTTCCTCTATTGGCTTCTGCATCTTCCATCTTGCATTGGGCATTAGTGGCAACGGGAGCAATAGTAGGGTAGCAGATCGTTGACCTTGGAGAGATCCGAAATCTTGTTTCTAATACTCAACTGATTGCTTATCCGTGGCATTGGTTCTCAGTTTGCCGTGGCTCATTCGTGCTTTACATAAGACAATCCTCTGCGCTCTGGAGCTGTTGATGCTGCTAGGGTCGTTCTCGACGGCAGCAACCAGATAGACGTtgggagcagcagcagtagcggCGCTGGGACTGGGTTCGAATCAGCCTCGCCCCGGCATCCCCTGGCGTCTGCGCTGGCACCACGTCAGAGACGATAGTGGCTGCGGCCGCTACAAGACCATCGTATGCTACCATGGGTTCGCAGCTCGCAGTCTTCGCGGACCATGCAACGGGAACGCTGCTGGTCTACGTGCTTGAGTCGCTATAGCACACCGCCGGCGTAGGGGACGTGCTTTGGGCCGGGAGGCGGGATGCTACACCGGAAACCAGCGCAAGTGTAACTGCGACGGCGGCCTGGACTACGCCATGCTTCGTGGCGACAGGGGTGCCGTGGGAGGCCGTGGTGGGTGGTGGGCCCAAGGATGGCGTGGGGCCGCCGCCGGGTTGGTCACGAGGAGCAAAGGCGCAGGCGTCGCAGCGGAGGCTATGGCGTCTCGGAATCGATTTGGGATTGGCGGTTGGCTCAATCTCGATTACGGGAGGGGCGCTTTCCAGCTCACAGATGGAGCAGCCGGTgcgcggggcggcgcgcggtgacCGATGCCTTGGTGCGCGCGCCCAGGAAAAAAAACGCGCGCGGCAGGGGTGGGGCGGGATTAGGGAGGACCGGGGCGTTGCGAATATTTACGCGGCAAGGGGTGTTTTTTTCACGTCGCCAATCTTTTAGGAAGTTTTAGGTGGACagttggagttttttttttcttttattcccTAAAGAAGGTATTGGGGTCTTTTCGAGTTGCTCTTAGTTATCTGAAAATGTAAGCATGAACCGCGTAGCGGCTGGAAGTTTCAATAATGTTTTTCAGTCGATTTTTTGGTGATTATTGTATGCAATCTCTTTGCGATTTTTAGTGGTGTAAACATCTGCATTTGATTATCGGCACGCGCTTTGTTGATCAGTGATCCCCTAAATTTTGTTACACTCCCTCCGGTGACTATCAAGTATCAATTGACGTTCAGACAACAAAAGAGTAACTTGCAATAAGTTGCCTGAAACGTCTACTATTTCCGATGAAGTAATATATTTTATCATATCATCTGTAGAATGGCCGAATTCTGCTATGATGTTTTCCTATGTGCCAACTCTGCTTCATGTTAGCATTGGCAACATTAACAATGTTCTCATAGTTAATCTGAAACATCAAGACTATAAACGTGAACTAGAGTTCAGTTTCCATATGGTCCTATAGAATATTCTTCTCCCATACACAACAAACAAATCAGATGCTAAAAATGCCACGCATGACACTGCCACAGTGCTATCAAATTTCATACAGTACAGCATGTGCACACAGCATCTTTCATGCAATCTCAAACCACCACAAACCAACTATACTAAGTACTCTTCATTACCATCTCAGACGCAACAGCTCAGTTACAGTCGCATACAGCCATGTCTtcagttgcagacttgcagttgcagttgcacCCACAGGTCGAACTCACACAGAGGTCAAGCTGAACAAAACAGCTAGTAGAAATCAAGAGGATTTCACAAATCACAGGGAGAGGCCGCCggactcctcgtcctcgtcgagcGTGGAGGTGTAGACGGTGTAGAGGGACCAGATGAGGCCAAACACGCCCAGCAGGATCCACCCCAGCAGGTTGTTGCTCAAGCCCAGGCTGAGCCCGGTGCCTTCCGTCG harbors:
- the LOC117848075 gene encoding multisubstrate pseudouridine synthase 7, with amino-acid sequence MRDQGRNSPFRQSPLPSPVNPLPPPQNPSPVGPLHRPPPMARSSSLSEAEAGISCFASSLPGFRGVLKHRYSDFIVHEVARDGTVVQLTSFDLPSECVDVKEEEKAAPSADADHSQALESFRALCGDADCDALRGLLERVAAGGDGDVSPVILSPDADKAHRSEVHNFFKKNFKFLVTDTVEHSDGIQRCIRVRLGSGAGGGRGGGGGGRGKGRKRKNMGGSDWRDDRPFDSRGSSNWSDSVGKFLRFHLYKENKDTQEALGIIGKMLGLQPRSFGFAGTKDKRAVTLQQVTVFKVQANRLAALNNRLFGIKVGNFCYVKEGLVLGQLMGNQFTITLRGVIAESEDVIKAAADGLGKNGFINYYGLQRFGSGSIPTHLVGAALLRGEWKAAVNLILDPREGERDDINEVRKHYKEHGDIDKALRNFPRHLVAERAILQCLKKCPGNYLQALKGIPRTLRMMYVHSYQSYLWNHAASMRVEKYGMSQVVEGDLVYNKESPPEESTSVDIAETDDGHTNSSEIDLCSEAQPEETIQSVKIVDSGDLLKGMYTFDDVVLPLPGSQAMFPGNEVAEIYHEMAKKDGISLMENAHGVKEFSITSMKGGYRRVFQRPIDFQWELMTYTDDSSSLAETDLDVLSRIKPKEANELVTTDQSQDKLEKDSDTSTPTNGSDSLENKPTGSPDTAPRKMAIKLVFTLPASCYATMAIRELLKTSTSVAYQKTLSC
- the LOC117848078 gene encoding NADH dehydrogenase [ubiquinone] flavoprotein 2, mitochondrial, translating into MLPPAARLAARRLLGLASSSASEAAARRLAPSPIAASSYAAAARGSVSSSRPFSTALNYHIDSPENKPDMKWEFSEANMKKVKEILSHYPSNYKQSGIIPLLDLAQQQHGGWVPVAAMDAIAKIVEVAPIRVYEVATFYTMFNRTKVGKYHLLVCGTTPCMIRGSCEIEETLLEHLGVKRNEVTSDGLFSVGEMECMGCCVNAPMIAVADYSKGSEGYTYNYYEDLTPKRVVEIVEMLRRGEIPPRGTQHPERKNCGPTGGNTTLHGEPKPPPCRDLDAC